From Amphiprion ocellaris isolate individual 3 ecotype Okinawa chromosome 2, ASM2253959v1, whole genome shotgun sequence, a single genomic window includes:
- the LOC111578534 gene encoding spindlin-1-like, translating into MSKKRGRKRSSGELSDTVTPDPNSILGVRIQHNWRERGNQSKWKGTVLDRLSVNPSLFMVKYDGFDCVYGIELFKDERVSNLQILSEKVVNNKIKIPPGAEELVGKAVEHLFEKEDGEKNEWRGMVLSRAPIMTNWYYITYEKDPVLYMYQLWDDYADGDLRILPEAENKHLLPADRKPGEETESLVGKQVEYVTDKGVKRTGLVIYQVPAKPSVYYIKYDDDFHIHVYDLVKTT; encoded by the exons ATGTCCAAGAAAAGGGGCAG GAAACGAAGCAGCGGGGAACTGAGTGACACAGTAACCCCGGACCCCAACAGCATTCTGGGAGTCCGCATTCAGCATAACTGGCGTGAGAGGGGAAACCAGAGCAAATGGAAAGGAACAGTACTCGACAGACTCAGTGTAAATCCTTCCCTCTTCATGGTGAAATATGACGGCTTTGACTGCGTCTATGGCATTGAGCTCTTCAAGGATGAGAGAGTATCAAACCTGCAAATCTTGTCAGAAAAAGTTG taaacaacaaaatcaagatcCCTCCAGGGGCAGAGGAGCTGGTGGGCAAAGCTGTGGAGCATTTGTTTGAAAAggaagatggagagaagaaTGAGTGGAGAGGAATGGTCCTCTCCAGAGCTCCCATCATGACCAACTGGTATTATATCACTTATGAAAAGGACCCCGTTCTTTATATGTACCAGCTGTGGGACGACTACGCTGACGGAGACCTCAGGATTCTGCCTGAAGCAG AAAACAAGCACCTGTTGCCTGCAGACAGGAAGCCAGGAGAAGAGACGGAGAGCCTGGTGGGCAAACAAGTGGAGTATGTTACTGACAAGGGAGTGAAGAGAACAGGCTTGGTCATCTACCAGGTCCCAGCCAAGCCCTCTGTCTACTATATTAAATATGATGATGACTTTCATATTCATGTCTATGACCTTGTCAAAACCACCTAG
- the micos13 gene encoding MICOS complex subunit MIC13 gives MAARILPVLKLATKVTIAGGALYVAVDYGLLGSSEQGSQALEKAKAAIPPALEEWMKYFGVEAQLPTMPKIEFSPVESWNSGVRWTISSLSEAPTKASDYTNQGIQYLKDLTK, from the exons ATGGCGGCAAGGATTTTGCCCGTATTGAA ACTGGCCACCAAGGTGACCATTGCAGGAGGAGCCCTGTACGTTGCCGTTGACTATGGTCTGTTGGGAAGCAGTGAGCAGGGCTCACAGGCCCTGGAGAAGGCCAAAGCTGCAATACCACCTGCCTTAGAGGAATGGATGAAGTACTTTGGCGTGGAG GCTCAGCTGCCAACCATGCCTAAGATTGAATTCTCCCCAGTTGAGTCGTGGAACTCTG GAGTGCGGTGGACCATCTCAAGTCTTTCCGAGGCTCCAACAAAAGCAAGCGATTACACAAATCAGGGAATTCAGTACCTGAAGGACCTCACCAAGTAA
- the hsd11b1la gene encoding hydroxysteroid 11-beta-dehydrogenase 1-like protein codes for MRAFTKVLLASICVAYLAVKWTSPRFDAESLKGARVLVTGASTGIGEQMAYHYARFGAQIVITARREKVLQQVAEKCLSLGAQKALYVAADMASESEPAQVVDFALEKLGGLDYLVLNHIGPSPFSMWTGDVDHIRWLMNVNFFSYIQMAWRGLAALEQSRGSLVIVSSLLGKMSSPFVAPYTSTKFALNGFFGSLQHELAMNKSNVSLSICTLGLIDTDSAMEKVKGVTNIPAYPSSDAALNIIITGATRQLDLFYPWFTYVVAASKDMFPSVTNFIIQNSYTYSP; via the exons atgagaGCTTTCACTAAAGTCCTACTTGCCAGTATATGTGTCGCCTACCTGGCTGTCAAGTGGACTTCACCCAGGTTCGATGCAG AATCTCTCAAGGGTGCCCGGGTGTTGGTGACTGGGGCCAGCACGGGTATTGGTGAACAAATGGCATATCATTATGCCCGCTTTGGTGCCCAGATTGTTATTACAGCAAGGAGGGAGAAAGTATTACAGCAG GTGGCAGAAAAGTGCCTGAGTTTGGGAGCCCAGAAAGCTCTTTATGTAGCAGCAGATATGGCCAGTGAGTCTGAACCTGCTCAAGTGGTAGATTTTGCTCTGGAGAAGCTGGGAGGCTTGGATTACCTGGTTCTCAACCACATTGGCCCAAGCCCCTTCAGCATGTGGACGGGAGATGTGGATCACATTCGATGGCTAATGAAT GTCAATTTCTTCAGCTATATTCAGATGGCTTGGAGAGGTTTGGCTGCCCTTGAGCAAAGTAGAGGATCACTGGTGATTGTTTCATCACTTTTGG GTAAAATGTCCAGTCCCTTTGTGGCGCCGTATACTTCAACAAAATTTGCCTTGAATGGATTCTTTGGATCCCTTCAACATGAGCTGGCAATGAACAAAAGCAATGTGTCTTTGTCTATATGCACACTGGGACTCATTGACACCGACTCAGCTATGGAGAAAGTCAA GGGTGTCACTAACATACCAGCCTACCCTTCCTCGGACGCTGCCTTGAATATCATCATTACAGGTGCTACAAGACAGTTGGATCTTTTCTACCCCTGGTTCACCTATGTTGTGGCAGCTAGCAAAGATATGTTTCCTTCTGTCACAAACTTTATCATCCAGAACTCCTACACCTACAGCCCATAA